In Ovis canadensis isolate MfBH-ARS-UI-01 breed Bighorn chromosome 11, ARS-UI_OviCan_v2, whole genome shotgun sequence, the DNA window TTCCTTATGCTGGCCTGCCTAAAGTCTCCCCTTCTTCAGCTAGGCATCCAATCCACTTGAGAGGGAAGAGgacaggggattctccaggcctgatTTAAGGCCCCTTCTGTGTGACCATGACCTAGCTCCTTCACATCCTCAGATATTTAATTAGCAGCTCTCTTCTCAGCAGCCCCTCCCTGGACACATTATCTAAAATTACAACATTCTCCCCAACATACATCCAACTTCCCTTTCCTATTGATGTTTCCCCTTCACACATATCACTTTTTAACTTActgtacatttttcttatttttattgttcagtgtctctttctcccctcctggaaagtaagctctgtgagggcagggatttctatctgttttgttcactaatTTTTCTCAGGTgcctagaacagtacctggcacaaagTACAGTTGTTTCTCTGTATCCATGGAGTTCCAGGGTTCCAGGACCCCTGCAGATATCAAAATTCTCAGACATTCAAGCCCCTTGTATAAAGTggcatatatttgcatataacctagtCACTGATTTAAATCAGAACTTTAAATAaactctagattacttataatacctgaTATATTGTAAATGATATGTAAAAAGtggtaaatataatataaatgctatgtaaatcaTTGCTAACACATGATAaattcaattttcactttttggaattgtctggctttttttttttctgaatatttccaaTCTACAGTTGGTTAAATCTGAGGATGTGAACTCCATGGATATGGAGGAACAACTGTAGGTTCCCAGTGAATGTTAATTGAATGATATCATTTATTCTCTACAGAAACACTGGAAGGAAACAGCGttctttacagataaggaaactcaAGGCCAGAGTCAGTGATTTCTGCCTGGAAGGCTTGTCCCCCAGGTCTTCCCATGGTTGTCTCCTTACTCAGGTCTCAGTTTAGAAGTCACCTCCTAGTAGACAAGGCCCCTGACCACCAGAGCTCTAGCAAACACACCCCTGTTATTCAATTTCACTTTCCTCGTAGCATTTCTCAGTACTGAAAATGTTTGTGTTTGACCGGAGCATCACCCCTCTCCCCAGTAGAACAAGCCCCTGGAGAACAGAGACACTGTCTTGCTCACTGCTTACCCACAGCATCGTAACTGTGGGTAGGTGTTCAGCTGTCTTGACCCAGATGCTAAGGGATGCTATGAGTCAGATTCTGACAGGAGAGAGATGAGAGAAGTTTCTGATGCTCAGCTGGTTGGGACAGGCCCTGAAGGTCCTGTTAGGACAGCCACTAACCCTTCCCCGGTGAGGGCACAGCAGCCCTGTATGTGCCACGGGTGGTCTTTGATGGCACTAAGGGTGAGGAGCTGGGAGAGCTCCACGATGGTCATGGAGTCCTTCATGTCCTGCTTATTGGCAAAGATGAGGATGGAAGCATCTCGTAGAGCCTGTGGAGAGAGGAACCCAGCCCCCGTCAGCCTGCCAAGACCCAGCCTCCCTTCTCACTGCCCCATGAGCCCTCTCCAGCTCTCTTGCTTTCCCAGCAAGACAGCCCCATGCCCAGGTGGGGCAAGTATGGAGGCCCTGCCCAACAGTAACAACCACATGAAACGACACCAACAGTTCATGGAATGCCTCTCAACCAGCTCCTAGAATCCTTACAGTGATCCCAGGGGGTAGGAATTGATGACCTTTCCCACTTATATTGCACTTGGGGAAACTGAGAATTAAAGAAGTGCAGTCACTCGTGTGGGGTCCCACCACAGTGAGTGACAAGTGAGGTCAGGCCTGGCACTTGCAACTCTGAATTCTGTGATCAGTTGCGCTGAAGGCGTTATCGCCCTTCATCTGGAATAATCTTGCCCTGCCCAAGCTGCTAGGATAAAGGTGCTCAGAGACTGGGACATCAGTAATGATACTCAAGAAGCTGTGTGAGTAGACTGAGGTCACAGCTAGTAGCTAGTGCCCCGGGTCCCAACTGCAGGGAACTTACCTCATGGGCCAGCATCTTATACAGCTCCTCTCGAGCGGTCAGCAGCCGATCCCGGTCTGTGCTGTCAATCACAAGGATGATGAACTGGCCAGCAGAGGGAAGTTGTGAGTGATGATACACATTCGTTCATCCCATGAATGTGTCTCTTTCCACTTTACTCCACCTTGATGTGAGCcccacagaaaacaaactgtcCAGTCTCAAGACCTCACTGCCCTAGTCCCATTTGAATTCCCTTTTTATCCAGACCCAGGGTGGACAGAGCACAACTTCTGATTGTGTGCCAGAGGTTATGCCAAGTCCTGGGCATTGTGACTCCACTTGAGTCTCACCACAACCTTGTGGAACTGGAACGGTTACTATCCCCATTTACAAACTAGGAGATTGAAGGTTGGTGAGGTGATGTGGTGTATCTTGCCCTCAGCCATACAGCCTAAGAGTGGTAGCACTGGAGCCTGAAATCAGCTCTCACTCCAGGAATGAAACCACTGGATTCTGCTGCTGCCAGAGTGAGAAAGTAAGGCCCCCAGAGACAAAGAGCTTACCCCATCCGATGCATCACACAGAAAGCTGCCAGCAAGCAAAAAAAGCTGCCAGGAAGTATTCAAAAATTTTAACAGGCATTTTGCTGCATTAAGTATTCAACACATCTGAATCAgctcttgtttaattttttatttttcacaactcatgagatcatttttttttttaattctttggtcAACTTGcacggcatgtgggctcttagttccccaaccagggatcaaacccatacccactgcagtagaagcacagagtcttaaacactggaccactagggaagtcccagagagGTCATTATTACAGTTTCCATCTGACAATGGgggaaccaaggctcagagaggttaagtggctgGCTAATAACACACAGCCCCTCCAGCCCAGGCCGCCTCCTCACCTCAGTGTTGGAGTAGTATGTGTTCCAGGTGGAGCGCAGAGACTCCTGTCCTCCTATGTCCCACATGAGGAAGTGGATCTTTTGCAGAACAATCTCTTCCACGTTGCTACCAATGGTGGGACATGTATGGACCACCTCATTTGTCAGGCTAGGGAGGTACGAGAGGGCACCAACCATTCAGCCCAGCCCACTGTCAGCTCTGGCCCCCACCTTAAGTCAGGCTGAATCGAActcagagcaactcagcccaggCTGACAGAGTCTCTGCTGGGGATGAGGGAATGCAGACAGGAGTGAGATCAAGTCCTGCTTGACTTGGACCCCAGAGAGGGGAGACTCATTAGAACAGTCTCCCCCAACTTTAATATGCAGCTGAATCTTGCTAAATGGCAGATTCTGATCCAGAGGGTCTGGACTGGGGCCCAACATTTTGCATCTCTAACAAGCTTCCAGCTGATGTCAGTGCTGCCAGTCTGTGGACCACAGTTCGAGTAGCAAGTGATTGAAAAAAGGAGACAGACATAAGTGGGGGCCTTCAGAGAGGGGCTTTGTTTAAAGTGAGTTAGAAAAAAACACATGTTTTTATATGTAGGAAATACCTGTGGAAAACCTGGGACATAAAACTGGAAGTTAGGGGTGAGAGGGAACTTTACTATATATATGCTCATATTgtttgaatttctcttttcttctaacttctcttttcttcaggaaaaattatattttttcaggGAGAATTTTCCTAAGTAAATACTCAGGAAGTTCCAAACAGGAGAGATGCCATCCAGAGAGTAAATATCGGGAAACGCACACGTGCCAGGCTCTGCTAGACTGGGACCTACAGAGTCCAGCCAGACCCAAAGCCGGCCCTCCCTTTTGGGTCtgaaagtgagtgagtgaagttgctcagtcgtgtccgactctttgcgaccccatggactgtagcctaccaggctcttccgtccatgggattttccaggcaagaatactggagtaggttgccatttccttctccagtctgaAAAGGGACTGAAAGggggagaaaaatgaagacaCAAGGCTGGGGTGCCGGAGTGAGCAGAGACCTGACGCTAGGGGGAGCGAAGCAAGAGATCATCGGTCAGGTTTGGACAGCTTTAAGCTCACAACCGGCTTTGGCAGGGACCGCGGGTAGATGGCGGGGAGCAGTGGGGTTGCTCATACCGAGCAGGATTCGAATGCCTGACCCAGAAGCCACTGAACTGAGGGGCCCCTGTACCAGGAAGGTCACACTAGCGTTCCGCCTGTTTGTTCTCCTGGCTACAAGAGACCCAAGAAAGGGCTCCGGTCATTGGTCCAAATGCCTGTCAGTCTAGTAGGAAGGCCCAGCCCCCTCCGTATCCGAGAGTCACTTACAACTGGTAGAGAATGGTGGTCTTCCCTGCATTGTCCAGTCCCACGATGATAACCTTGTGCTCTGGAGGTATCCAGGGGAAGGGCAAGGTCAGGGCCAAACCCGATGACCAAGGGATTGTGTgccccaccaggcctcccaggaAGGAGACAAGTGTTCCCAGCAAGCTGGGGGACCTCGGTCCACCGTACTACTTCTGCTCCCGCGCCCCCTGCCCCCACGAGAAACTAACAGGACAGGTTTCTTTCCCACCGGGACGGGACCCCTGAGCCACCTCGGGACAGCGGAAATGAGAGCTGAGCCCCACTGTCGCCTCTCCACATTTCCAGAAAAATGATTGTGCAAAAGTCCGGAGAGCTCAGGGCTTCTTGTTAAGAGAAGGGGTCTGAAGAAAGAGCTGAGCGTGAAGTCGCGACCGTAGGAAACCGGCGGCGGCGTTTAGCCCGAGGAAGGAGGCTCGCCGGGCCGGCCGCCCAGGGATGCATCGAAGCGCGCGACCGACGAGGGagtgggcggggagggggcaggggagacTTCGGAGCAGGCAGGGAGCCCCCACGCAGGATTCTTTGAGCCTGAGGTGCCCCAtcgcatcttcccagaccacccCACAGGTTGAGGGGGATGAGAGGGGGCGGGTAGCAGGTGGGAGCTGGGTCAAAGTGGTCACTTGGATGACTTATGTGCCTCTTACCCCGTTCCCTGAAGATGCTCATCAACTTGGCCATCAGTTGTCCCATGGCACGTCCTGAGTCAGACGGGGCTAGGACTCGGGGGTCTTCGGGGCCCCAGGTCGAGCCCAGGTGCGGCTCTCACAAGCTTTGCCTATGAGGTCTCTGAAGCCGCGCGAGTCTATCCCCTAAGGGGCCTGGGAATCCCCTGGGACGCTGGCCCCAGGAGGGCAATGAGCTACCTGTCCAGAGCCCTGGAGGTGCAAGGAAAACGGGGTCCAGAATTTACATCTTCCCCCTTACCCTGAGGAAACCCTTGAATTCTCTGGGTGGACTAGTCTCCCCTGCAGATCAGGAGACCTAGCACAGGGGCCCACTAGATGCCAGCTCTCGCTTCTCCAAGTGCCGTGTCTGGGGCACTCAAAACAAGCAAAACCCTAAGCTACCCACCTTCTGTACCTACTAGCTGTGTGAGGCAGAGAGGGCTCATGGATCCTCTCTGGGCTGGGAGAATGTTCCATCCCTCAACAGGTCTCCAGCTGTGTCATCAGTGTGGGCCTTTCGGCCTCCTTCGAGTGAGCTCCCTTAGGGAGGGCTGGGTGTCCTCTCCTTCTGCAGGCTCCTTGGTGATGGGCAACTCCTAGGAGTAAAGCAGTACTCCTCCCATGATTTGCTGGCAAACCGCCTGCTTGGACATAGCTTTCTGATTCCCAACAGTGGGCATCTGAAGATAGGGATGGAGCAAAGAGAGAGCCTTCAGCCAAGAAGAGACCCTATAAAGGGGTCCAGGATCCTGAGACCCAGCGAAGGAGAGCCCAGGCCAA includes these proteins:
- the ARL5C gene encoding putative ADP-ribosylation factor-like protein 5C isoform X1, with protein sequence MGQLMAKLMSIFREREHKVIIVGLDNAGKTTILYQFLTNEVVHTCPTIGSNVEEIVLQKIHFLMWDIGGQESLRSTWNTYYSNTEFIILVIDSTDRDRLLTAREELYKMLAHEALRDASILIFANKQDMKDSMTIVELSQLLTLSAIKDHPWHIQGCCALTGEGLPAGLQWMQSQATAN
- the ARL5C gene encoding putative ADP-ribosylation factor-like protein 5C isoform X2, whose protein sequence is MGQLMAKLMSIFREREHKVIIVGLDNAGKTTILYQFLTNEVVHTCPTIGSNVEEIVLQKIHFLMWDIGGQESLRSTWNTYYSNTEFIILVIDSTDRDRLLTAREELYKMLAHEAACRAAVDAVSSHCQLMSQPEANQKLGGFCMDYVGRKPK